CGTCGAATTGACGTTTTTGTGATTCGCGCCGCTGGTTTGCCCGATGCATCAACCGTCGCGCTATTTCCCCCCCGTCGAGAAGGCCGACCGTTACGGCGTGCTGGCCGTCGGGGGAGCGTTGACGCCCGACCGCCTGCTCGACGCCTATACGCACAGCATTTTTCCCTGGCCCGATGCGCACGGCCGGATCGAATGGTGCTCGCCGCCGGTGCGGGCGATTTTCGAGTTTCACGAATTCCACATCTCGCGCCGGCTCGATCGGACGCTGCGCCGCGGAACATTCCAGGTGACCTGCGATCGGGCCTTTCGCCAGGTGATGACCGGCTGTGCCACGCAAGCCGATCGGGTCGGCGTCACCTGGATCACGCCGGCTCTGATCGACGCCTATTGCGAGTTGCACAAGCTAGGCTTCGCCCACAGCGTGGAAAGCTGGCAGGATGGCGAGTTGGTCGGCGGGGTTTATGGCGTGGCCGTTGGCGCGATGTTTGCCGCCGAGTCGATGTTCCATCAAGTCAGCGACGCGTCGAAAGTGGCGCTGGCCTATCTTATCCGCCACCTGGAAGCATGCCGATACGAGCTAGTCGACATCCAACAATGGACGCCCAACAGCGCCAGCCTGGGCTGTCGGCCGATCTTGCGCGCCGACTTCATCGCCCGGCTACAGCACGCGCTGCTCAGCCGCCCCGACTTTGAGAAAGAACTGCGTGGCGGAGTTCCGCGGAGGGAGAAAAGTTGCTAGTTGCTGGTTGCGAGTTGCTAGTGGAGCAAGAAGGCTGCGGTCCTTTCTAGCAACTAGGAACCAGCAACTCGCAACTTCCCGCCCCCCAAAAACCAACAGAGCCGAGCTGCCTTACGGCGGCTCGGCTCCGTTGTCGCAGGGAGAAGCTGGTCACTTCCTGACGAAGTGTCTCGGTGGTGTGGCGATTAGTAACCGCCGTAGCCGTAGTTGCTCAAGCCTTCCGAGCTGGCCCAAGCGGCGACGTTCACGCACTTGCTCTGCTGGAAGTTGTTGTACGAGTTGTTGTCACAGAAGTCGGCCGAGTCCGAGAACTGGGCTCCGGCCGAGTGGCCGGCATGGCCGCAGATGCCCGAGTAGCTGAAGCTCTGATCGACGTTGGCGAAGGCCTGGGCCACGTCGGCCAACTCGCTGACCACCGAGTCGCGGACGCTCTTCAAACCGACGATCACACCGATCACCAGAATCGTGGCGATCAACATCACTTCGGCCGAGACGATGGCGCCCTCTTGCTCGTGGACGAAACGGCTCAGCACGTTCTGGAAAGTCTTGCGAATCATGGGGGGCTTCTCCGCTGCGTGGGTTCGAGACAGTGGTCGGTACGTGGAGAACTGGTTAATGCAGGCCGCGCGCCACAAGCGTGCCAGAGCACCCGCAACCGGGGCAAGCAACTCACCCTAACCCCATTGCCAACAGCCATTTGAATAAATCAGAAAAAACGCTTTACCTAGTCAGAACAAGGCTGTTGGCCAAGTTGTCGCTGTTGCCCTCAGGCAACATGGCGGCGGCGTGGCGGTGGCCTTTCCGCATCATGCTGCCGGCGGGCGACTCGTTTGGCACTCGCCGGCCACGAAACGCCCCTCGTCAACCCGGGTTATGAACTACGCTTAGGTAAGGGATCGCCCTTCGACCGGCCCAGTTGGCTCGGTCGCCAGCGATCGCCTGCCCAAGGAGAGAATTGAGATGTCGAGCCGTCGAGCGTTCGTCGTGGGGTTGAGCTTGCTGTTGGTCGCCGGTTGCAAGCCGGCCGGCAAGTCCAAAGGAGATCCGTACGAGCGCGTTGCCAATGGCATGAACGAGCGGCAAGTGATCGACATCATGGGCGGCCGCCCCGCCAAGCGTCAGAAGGTGACCGGTGGCGAAGCTCAGGGGGGCGAACACTACCTGTACCGCTGGATGGAACGGAACCGCATCATCACCATCACCTTTGCCGAAGGCTTGGTGGTCGGCAAAGCGATTGTGAAATAGCGCCGACAGCCTCGGCAAGCCAATGGCCGATGCGTCGTTAAGTGACGACCAATTCCTGGCCGCGCGTGGTGAGCAGCTTCTGCCCACCGGGCAACAGCCCATAGGCCAGCGCCAGCAGCTTCAACGGATGGATCGTCGGCTTGCTGGTCGCCTGTTCCATCTGCATCTTGCAGGCGCTGCACTCGGTGGTACCGGCCAATGCGTTCGACGCCCGCAGCGCCGAAATCATCGGCCACCCGGCGCGGAGGCTGTTGCGGTAGTTCTTCCGCTTCAAGCCAAACATACCGGCCATGCCCGAGCAACCACGATCGAGCTTCCGCACGACCAGCCCTGGGATCAGTCGGAGCAAGCTCTCACCCGGCGTGCCGGCTCCCAGCGCGCGCAAGTGGCACGGCTCGTGATAGTCGACCGCCACGCTCAGCGGCTTGAAGTCCAGCTTCAGGGCCCCTTGCGCGTGCAGCCCCCACAGATAGTCACAGGCCTCCTGCGTGTGCTGGGCCACTTGCCGCGTGTCGTCGTCGTCGAGCAGGGTCGGATACTCCTGCGTCAGGCACAACGCCGCCGAAGGCTCGCTGCAGACGATGGTGTAACCCTGGCGAACCGCCTCGGCCAGCAACACGACGTTCTCGCGCGCCACGCGCCGCGCTTCGTCGATGGCGCCGATCGAGATCATGGCCATGCCTGACTGCGTCTGCTCGCCAGGCACATAGACCGACACGCCGTTGTGTTCCAGGACGGCCAGCAGCGCCTCGCCGATCTGTGGATCGTGGTAGTTGGCGTAGGTGTCGACAAAGTAGAGCACTTTGCGTCCGGTGCGACGCGACGGGCGTGTGAGCCGGCGTCGGTACGCGCGGCGCAGGAAGCTGCGCGAAGTAAACCGTGGTACTTTGCGGCCCTGGGCCAGTCCAAACGCTTTCTCCAGCAGCCAGCGCGCTTGCCGGTTGGACATGACCCAGTTGGCCAGTGGCGCGAACATTGAACCAATGGCGCTAATCCAATCGAGCCGCGTCAGCACCCAATCACCCAGCCTGAGGCCGTCGTTCGCCACGTAGGCGGCCTTGGCCTCGATCATCAGCTTGGGAATGTCGATGCTCGCCGGACATTCGAGCCGGCACATCTTGCAATTGACGCACAAGTCGGCGACCTGCTTGAAGTCATCTTTCTCGATCGCCTCGGCGGGCATGTCGCCATTGACCAGCGAACGCATCAGGTTGGCCTTGGCCCGCGGCGACGCCTCTTCGGCAGGCGCGAAGCGGAACACCGGACACATCCGCGAGTCGGGCGCTTGCGAGCGACACGCCCCGCAACCGTTGCAATGGCGTGACAGATTGCCAATGTCGGCAGGCGTCCAATTCAAATGCAACGGCACAAACGTCCGCGGCGCCACGGCCGGTGTGGCGAGCACTGCTGGCGTCGTGACCGCTGGCTCGATTGTCTCTACTGGCGACGTCGGGGGGGCGGGCGGCTGCGGCGCCGCCATCGGACGCAAGAACCGCGTCAACAACGTCGGGTCGTCGCCAATCACCTTACCCGGATTCAGGATGTTCTCCGGATCGAATATCTGTTTGATCTCGCGAAACACCCGGTACAGTTCGCCGTATTGCCGCTGGACGTAAGCAGTGCGGCTGAAACCAGCGCCGTGTTCGCCGCTAATCGTCCCGCGCACCGCGAACACCGCCTGGTACAGGTCGGCGGCCAGCGCCGCCATCAGCTTGACGTGAGCCGGATCGCCCAGGTCCAAGAACGGTCGCAGGTGCAACTGCCCATGACCCGCGTGGGCAAACAGCGTGGCCGTCACCTGATGTCGCTTGAGAATGTTCTGCATCTCGACCAGGAAGCTGGCCAGCGATTCGGGGGGCACCGCCATGTCTTCGACGAACGGCACGGCCTTGGTCACGCCGCGCAAGCGATGCAGCGTGGGCGTAACCCGCCGGGCCAGTAGCCAGAAGAAGTCGATTTCTTCCACGCTGGTGGCCAGTCGCGTGTCGAAAGCGAACCGCTTTCGGTGGCGCACCCGGTCGACCAGCCGTCGCAGCCGGTCGCGCAGCTCGGTCGAGTTGTCGCTTTGCAATTCGACCAGCAGCACCGCTTCGGCCGTGTCCGGAATAATCGGGTCAAATCGCGGCTGGCTTTCCCGCGCCAGGCTCAAGTGCCGCCGATCCATCAGATCGCACGCCGCCGGCTGAAACGTCAAAATCTCGGTCACGGCCCGGGCGGCGCTTTCCAACGACTCGAACAACAGCAGCGCCACGGCGCGATGTTTCGGCGTCGGCTGCGTGGCCAGGGTCAGCTCGGTCGTCAGCGCCAGCGTCCCTTCCGAGCCGCACAAGATGCGCGCCAGGTCCAAATGGTGCCGCGTGTAGACATCGCTCAGTTGATACCCACAGCGGTTCACCAGGCTGCGCGGCTGATGGCGGGCAATCACTTCGGCCTCGCGAGCCAGCAACTCGCCCAGGCGGTTGATCAGCTCGCGCTTGATGGGATCATGGTCGTGGCTGATCCCGTCTTCGAGCGGCTCACGACCGACTTCCATCGTGTGGCCGTTGGCCAGCACGACGCGCATGCCCAGCAAGTGCCGCCGGGCCGAGCCATATTTCAGCCAGTGGCTCCCCGAGCCGTCGAGCGCGATCACCGAACCCATCGTCGTCACGCCGGCGTTGGCCGGGTCGGGCCCAAACTGCCGCCCCTGGGGCCGGAGCAGTTCGTTCAACCGCTCGTAGACAACGCCCGGCTGGACGGTCACCTGCTCGGGCTCAATCCGCACCACGCGACGAAAGTGACTGGAAAAATCGACGACGATCCCCGGTCCCAGCGACTCGCCCGCCAGCCCGGTTCCCGCGCCGCGCGGATGAATGGGCAAGTGGTTCTCGCGAGCGTATTGCACCAGCGCGATCACGTCGTCGGTCGAGCGCGGACGCACGATGGCCAGCGGCTTGACCTGGTACAGGCTGGCGTCGCTGGCGTACATCTGCAGGAAGACTTCATCGCAATGGGCCTCGCCTTTCAGCAGCCCGCGCAAGTCTTCCTGGATTCGTTGTCGTTCAGGATCCATTCGAGCGATCGTCTTCCGCGGCCCGTTGACCTCTGCCCGCCAATCACAACTTGTCGTAGGACGTGCCCTTGGTCGTCACGTCAGGCCTTGCTCGCCAGACGAGCAGTTTGTTGCCGGTAGCGTTCGTGAATCGTCAAGTCGAACGAGCCATGCCGGTCGATGTTGACGCCCCCGCGATATTGCGCGTTGCACCGATAACAGGTCAGGTTCTCTCCCACCAGAAAATACGCGGCAAAGTCCGCCAGCGCCGTGGCCATCAGAATGCCGTAGGTCCAGTAAATCTGATAGTAGTACCAGGTCACGGTGCTGAGCGCCAGCCCGACCACCACGATCGTCACACCCAGCCGCTGCGAAAAATCCTTGCGGACGAACAGGTCGCTGCTGGGACAAACTAGGCATCGAGTGACGCTGTCGACTTGAATCGCCCCAGCGGGAACCTGATACTCGACGTGACAATGGGGACAGGCCAAGGCCTCGGTCGAATCATCGAATTCAACCCGCGCCGAGTGCTGACATTTGGCACAATCGAAAGTTACGTTCATCGGTTCATCATAGCGTAAGTCCGCTCACGCTCGAAAGTAGCAGGCTGCAGAGTTCCCCCAGGAAGACGAAGATCACCGACACGTACAAAATGCCAGTGGCGCTCTGTGTATTGGGAATCCGCAGCGTCAGCCAGGCCATCACGCCGGTAACCGCCGTGCCGGCAATGCCCGTCAGCCAGCGGAGCCAGAGCATCCAATACTGGGTCGATTCGGGCAGCAAGTTTTCGTCGACCGCATGCCAAAGCCCTAGCCCTGACGCGGCCGCGCGCAGCGCCACGGCGAGCATCATCCCCCCGATCAACAGCCGCAGCGGCGCAAGCTTCATACCCGGCGCATTCAAGTACCAGTGTCCCAGCAGCATCGCCGCGAGTGTCGTCCCGAGCAGCAACCCCGACGTGGCGGCATCAAACAGGCGAAGGCCAACATGCCCCCCCGCTGACTCGGGCATAGCCAAAAACAACCCCAGCGCCGACAACACGGCCGTAGTCATCAGCGCGAATCGCCCGCCGCCTGGGCTTTCGTACAACCAGGCCGCGGCCGACGCATAGGCCGCCAACGCGCCGACCAGCGGCGGCCACACGTATAGCGGCGCTTCGTCCGGAGCGCTCAGCGCCACCAGTGTGGCCAGCGCTTCAAGCCCCAGCACCACGTACGAATTGTTGCGAAAGTAGCCGCTGGTCACCGACCGGGGCGAGACGATGGTCATCGCGGCGCAAAAGCCGAACGCCAACCGCAGCAGAAACTGGCTCAACGTCAACACAACAACCACCGCCCGCCAGGGATCATGAAACCGGCCGTCACACGCGCCCGCGCGGCGCGTCAACGCGCCAGGTCATTACTTCGTGTGACCGTAGATCAGGTTCATGATCTCGGCGCGGCTCGACACGTGCGAGCGGAAGATGCCGCGCATGGCCGAGGTGACGCAGACGCTCCCGGGCTTGCGAATGCCGCGAATGGTCATGCAACTGTGTGAGGCCTCGATGACCACCGCCACCCCCTTGGCGTCGAGTTCCTCGACCAGCAGGTCGGCAATCGTCTCGGTCATTCGCTCTTGCACCTGCGGGCGCCGGGCCACCGCTTCGACCACGCGGGCCAATTTGCTCAGACCGATCACGCGCCCATTCGGCAGGTAACCGATATGCGCCTGGCCAATGAACGGCAACATGTGATGCTCGCACATGCTGTTGAAGCTGATATTCTTGACCAGCACGACCTCGTCGTACTTCTCGGTGAAGAACTTTTTCAAGTACCGGCGCGGCTCGTCGTGCAAGCCACCAAACAGCTCGGCATACATCCGGGCCACGCGGGCCGGCGTTTCGCGCAGGCCTTCCCGATCGGGATCCTCGCCGACCGCGGCCAGGATTTCGCGCACCGCGCGTTCGATGCGGGCATGGTCAATGGCGGTGGCCGCCGCAGCCGAGTTGCCAGCCGGTTCGTCCAATTCGCCGGCCAGACTGCCGTGCATGTTCGAGTCGCTCATGGTCACTCGCGAGATATTTTCAAAGGGTGCGAAAGGATGGGCGCGCCAGGTTCGATCGCCGCGTGTCAGTGAGTTTCGTTACGCCGGCGGCGGGTCGAGATGGATTTCCGGGATTAGCTCGGGATCGATTTCCAGGTTGGGAAAGGTTTCGGTCGCCGCCACGACTTCGGCAAAACATTGCTTCATTTGGGCGGTGAACTTGTCGAGGTCCAGCCCCATGTGCCGCGGTCGATACGGCTCGAGGTAGCCCATCGAACCGTAAAAAACCTTCTTGGCCCCGCGGATGTTGCCGTTGCCAAAATGGTGCAAGGCCACGGCCGCTTGAATCAACCCCTGTAAAAACTTGCGGGACGGCCCGAAGTCGGCCTGCCAGAGTTCTTCCCAGGCTTCATGGCTTTCAAAGAAATCACAAACATTAAACAGCTCGATTCCCTTTAGGTAGAGCGGGTCGTACGTGTCAGACATTGGGCTTCTCAGATCGATGCGAACCGGAACGTCGCAACTGGGAATCGGCGTAGGAACCACCATTATAGCGC
The DNA window shown above is from Planctomycetota bacterium and carries:
- a CDS encoding anaerobic glycerol-3-phosphate dehydrogenase subunit C, giving the protein MDPERQRIQEDLRGLLKGEAHCDEVFLQMYASDASLYQVKPLAIVRPRSTDDVIALVQYARENHLPIHPRGAGTGLAGESLGPGIVVDFSSHFRRVVRIEPEQVTVQPGVVYERLNELLRPQGRQFGPDPANAGVTTMGSVIALDGSGSHWLKYGSARRHLLGMRVVLANGHTMEVGREPLEDGISHDHDPIKRELINRLGELLAREAEVIARHQPRSLVNRCGYQLSDVYTRHHLDLARILCGSEGTLALTTELTLATQPTPKHRAVALLLFESLESAARAVTEILTFQPAACDLMDRRHLSLARESQPRFDPIIPDTAEAVLLVELQSDNSTELRDRLRRLVDRVRHRKRFAFDTRLATSVEEIDFFWLLARRVTPTLHRLRGVTKAVPFVEDMAVPPESLASFLVEMQNILKRHQVTATLFAHAGHGQLHLRPFLDLGDPAHVKLMAALAADLYQAVFAVRGTISGEHGAGFSRTAYVQRQYGELYRVFREIKQIFDPENILNPGKVIGDDPTLLTRFLRPMAAPQPPAPPTSPVETIEPAVTTPAVLATPAVAPRTFVPLHLNWTPADIGNLSRHCNGCGACRSQAPDSRMCPVFRFAPAEEASPRAKANLMRSLVNGDMPAEAIEKDDFKQVADLCVNCKMCRLECPASIDIPKLMIEAKAAYVANDGLRLGDWVLTRLDWISAIGSMFAPLANWVMSNRQARWLLEKAFGLAQGRKVPRFTSRSFLRRAYRRRLTRPSRRTGRKVLYFVDTYANYHDPQIGEALLAVLEHNGVSVYVPGEQTQSGMAMISIGAIDEARRVARENVVLLAEAVRQGYTIVCSEPSAALCLTQEYPTLLDDDDTRQVAQHTQEACDYLWGLHAQGALKLDFKPLSVAVDYHEPCHLRALGAGTPGESLLRLIPGLVVRKLDRGCSGMAGMFGLKRKNYRNSLRAGWPMISALRASNALAGTTECSACKMQMEQATSKPTIHPLKLLALAYGLLPGGQKLLTTRGQELVVT
- a CDS encoding DUF309 domain-containing protein is translated as MSDTYDPLYLKGIELFNVCDFFESHEAWEELWQADFGPSRKFLQGLIQAAVALHHFGNGNIRGAKKVFYGSMGYLEPYRPRHMGLDLDKFTAQMKQCFAEVVAATETFPNLEIDPELIPEIHLDPPPA
- a CDS encoding leucyl/phenylalanyl-tRNA--protein transferase, which translates into the protein MHQPSRYFPPVEKADRYGVLAVGGALTPDRLLDAYTHSIFPWPDAHGRIEWCSPPVRAIFEFHEFHISRRLDRTLRRGTFQVTCDRAFRQVMTGCATQADRVGVTWITPALIDAYCELHKLGFAHSVESWQDGELVGGVYGVAVGAMFAAESMFHQVSDASKVALAYLIRHLEACRYELVDIQQWTPNSASLGCRPILRADFIARLQHALLSRPDFEKELRGGVPRREKSC
- the folE gene encoding GTP cyclohydrolase I FolE, whose protein sequence is MSDSNMHGSLAGELDEPAGNSAAAATAIDHARIERAVREILAAVGEDPDREGLRETPARVARMYAELFGGLHDEPRRYLKKFFTEKYDEVVLVKNISFNSMCEHHMLPFIGQAHIGYLPNGRVIGLSKLARVVEAVARRPQVQERMTETIADLLVEELDAKGVAVVIEASHSCMTIRGIRKPGSVCVTSAMRGIFRSHVSSRAEIMNLIYGHTK